One Actinomadura viridis genomic region harbors:
- a CDS encoding SseB family protein has protein sequence MDWNDFAKRLMIELIGLPVRSFLIVHGAGGLPYVQVMRSRAELEAEAVGSAFLARPLSPREERRLTVLGWEPPDDPERENWWSLVPVAERSGRPVADQAERCAALASRMTAALRDVYGVRSPLHLVYQAGHLDEGGPLELPGLGVPRAAQEGGGSGDRAGGSFGEGRGGGPTPESALADARERGDQDAYLALLGRTALYLPSSADPTYEDGTDRQYATAVFGDRTFVLAFTSPEAMDLSLRGQVVHHRRTSLPELLRRWPRPDWHLAVNPGLPSAAYLDPVALEPPPGTAPPEPAGHSGHQALATELESPSERPEAPQPPRQELSQAPGEAGASEGPGRVQARTATPADAPAPAPAPAPEVMIMQKVVRPEHVAHYLEGGYDLVAGYVHRLQDVRDLNTPARLVRGLGLVYQGTPFRSADESVHVIRWPVLRPELLRTPLGGIDEWSMGIVPGGWVIEKAPFPGSGYAPGEGPAIPEFKIDSQRLPHGAEMYRIDSSGGETLVGGYDADHRRWLPRPGAPPVPPPRPEGAVGAARADQVDEVKRVERGPLLEEGRA, from the coding sequence TTGGACTGGAACGACTTCGCCAAACGGCTGATGATCGAGCTCATCGGGCTGCCGGTCCGGTCGTTCCTGATCGTGCACGGGGCCGGCGGGCTGCCCTACGTCCAGGTGATGCGGTCCCGCGCCGAGCTGGAGGCCGAGGCGGTCGGCAGCGCGTTCCTGGCGCGCCCGCTGTCGCCCCGTGAGGAACGCCGGCTCACGGTGCTCGGCTGGGAGCCTCCGGACGACCCGGAGCGGGAGAACTGGTGGTCCCTGGTGCCGGTGGCCGAACGGTCCGGCCGGCCGGTCGCCGACCAGGCCGAACGCTGCGCGGCCCTGGCCTCACGGATGACCGCCGCGCTCCGGGACGTCTACGGCGTCCGTTCCCCGCTCCATCTCGTCTACCAGGCCGGTCATCTCGACGAGGGCGGCCCGCTGGAACTGCCCGGGCTGGGCGTCCCGCGCGCCGCGCAGGAGGGCGGTGGCTCCGGCGACCGCGCCGGCGGCTCCTTCGGGGAGGGCCGCGGCGGCGGGCCGACACCGGAATCCGCGCTGGCGGACGCCCGCGAGCGCGGTGACCAGGACGCCTACCTGGCGCTGCTGGGCCGGACCGCGCTCTACCTGCCCTCCTCCGCGGACCCGACCTACGAGGACGGCACCGATCGGCAGTACGCGACGGCGGTCTTCGGCGACCGCACCTTCGTGCTGGCCTTCACTTCTCCCGAGGCCATGGACCTGTCACTGCGCGGGCAGGTGGTCCACCATCGCCGGACGTCACTGCCGGAGCTGCTCCGGCGCTGGCCCCGCCCCGACTGGCACCTCGCCGTCAATCCGGGCCTGCCCAGCGCCGCGTACCTGGATCCCGTCGCCCTGGAGCCGCCCCCCGGCACGGCGCCCCCCGAACCGGCCGGGCATTCCGGACATCAGGCCCTCGCCACCGAGCTGGAATCGCCCTCAGAACGCCCAGAAGCGCCACAGCCGCCTCGACAGGAGCTTTCCCAGGCACCTGGCGAGGCAGGTGCTTCGGAGGGGCCAGGGCGCGTTCAGGCGCGGACAGCAACACCCGCGGACGCCCCCGCCCCCGCCCCCGCCCCCGCCCCCGAAGTGATGATCATGCAGAAGGTCGTCCGCCCCGAACACGTCGCGCACTACCTCGAAGGCGGCTACGACCTCGTCGCCGGATACGTCCACCGGCTCCAGGACGTCCGCGACCTGAACACGCCCGCCCGGCTGGTCCGCGGGCTCGGGCTGGTCTACCAGGGCACGCCGTTCCGGTCCGCGGACGAGTCGGTCCACGTGATCAGGTGGCCGGTGCTCAGGCCGGAACTCCTCCGCACGCCGCTCGGCGGCATCGACGAGTGGAGCATGGGCATCGTGCCGGGCGGCTGGGTGATCGAGAAGGCGCCCTTCCCCGGGTCGGGCTACGCGCCCGGCGAGGGTCCGGCGATCCCCGAGTTCAAGATCGACAGCCAGCGGCTGCCGCACGGCGCCGAGATGTACCGGATCGATTCCTCCGGCGGGGAGACGCTGGTGGGCGGGTACGACGCCGATCACCGCCGGTGGCTGCCCCGCCCCGGCGCGCCCCCGGTCCCTCCGCCCCGGCCGGAGGGGGCGGTAGGGGCGGCACGGGCGGACCAGGTGGACGAGGTGAAGCGGGTGGAGCGGGGGCCGCTGCTCGAGGAGGGACGGGCATGA
- a CDS encoding LamB/YcsF family protein has protein sequence MAVIDINADLGEGFGIWTLGDDPALLDVVTSANVACGFHAGDPLIMRQVCAGAVARGVTIGAQVSYRDLAGFGRREMDVAAPELTAEVLYQLAALDGIARAEGGRVAYVKPHGALYNRIARDRVQARAVTEAVHAYDPALPLLTLPGSAVYEVADGLTIVAECFADRAYTPAGALVPRREPGAVVHDPETVVERAVRMAVEGTVVAVDGSEIALNARSLCVHGDTAGAVELARAVRSALHEAGVKTEPFA, from the coding sequence ATGGCGGTCATCGACATCAACGCCGATCTGGGCGAGGGCTTCGGCATCTGGACGCTGGGCGACGACCCGGCGCTGCTCGACGTGGTCACCAGCGCCAACGTGGCCTGCGGGTTCCATGCCGGTGACCCGCTCATCATGCGGCAGGTCTGCGCGGGCGCGGTGGCCCGCGGGGTGACGATCGGCGCGCAGGTGTCCTACCGGGACCTGGCCGGATTCGGCCGCCGGGAGATGGACGTCGCCGCGCCCGAGCTGACCGCCGAGGTCCTCTACCAGCTCGCCGCGCTCGACGGCATCGCCCGCGCGGAGGGCGGCCGGGTCGCCTACGTCAAGCCGCACGGTGCGCTCTACAACCGGATCGCCCGCGACCGGGTGCAGGCCCGCGCGGTCACCGAGGCGGTGCACGCCTACGATCCCGCCCTGCCGCTCCTCACCCTTCCCGGTTCGGCGGTGTACGAGGTGGCCGACGGCCTCACCATCGTCGCCGAATGCTTCGCCGACCGCGCCTACACGCCCGCCGGCGCGCTGGTGCCACGCCGCGAGCCGGGCGCGGTCGTGCACGACCCGGAGACCGTCGTCGAACGCGCCGTGCGGATGGCGGTGGAGGGGACCGTCGTCGCGGTGGACGGCAGCGAGATCGCCCTCAACGCCCGTTCCCTCTGCGTCCACGGCGACACCGCGGGCGCCGTGGAGCTCGCCAGGGCGGTGCGTTCGGCCCTGCACGAGGCCGGGGTGAAGACGGAGCCCTTCGCCTGA
- the pxpB gene encoding 5-oxoprolinase subunit PxpB, with protein sequence MSEVGPVRRAGDAALLVETGEAAVSHRLDAAIRAAGIPGVVDVVPGERTVLVTADPAACDLDRLAARLPELALPEHAADLAAPVEIPTVYDGADLDEVAALTGLSRDEVVALHSGAPYTVAYLGFSPGFAYLTGLDPRLHVPRRDSPRTAVPTGSVAIAGPYSAVYPSRSPGGWRLLGRTDLPLWDVTREPPSLLRPGTRVRFVVKDAR encoded by the coding sequence ATGAGCGAGGTCGGGCCGGTCCGCAGGGCCGGGGACGCGGCGCTGCTGGTGGAGACCGGCGAGGCCGCGGTCTCGCACCGGCTGGACGCGGCGATCCGGGCGGCCGGAATCCCGGGGGTGGTGGACGTCGTCCCCGGGGAGCGGACGGTCCTGGTCACCGCCGACCCGGCCGCCTGCGACCTCGACCGGCTCGCGGCCCGCCTGCCGGAGCTGGCCCTGCCCGAGCACGCGGCGGACCTGGCGGCCCCGGTCGAGATCCCCACCGTGTACGACGGCGCGGATCTCGACGAGGTCGCGGCGCTCACCGGCCTGTCGCGGGACGAGGTCGTCGCCCTCCACTCCGGGGCCCCGTACACCGTCGCCTACCTCGGGTTCTCTCCCGGCTTCGCCTATCTCACGGGCCTGGACCCGAGGCTGCACGTCCCGCGCAGGGACTCGCCCCGCACGGCCGTGCCCACCGGTTCCGTCGCGATCGCCGGGCCCTACAGCGCCGTCTACCCGTCGCGGTCCCCGGGCGGCTGGCGCCTCCTCGGCCGGACGGACCTGCCCCTGTGGGACGTCACGCGCGAGCCGCCGTCGCTGCTCCGGCCGGGGACGCGGGTGCGCTTCGTCGTGAAGGACGCGCGGTGA
- a CDS encoding biotin-dependent carboxyltransferase family protein, translating into MVVEVVRPGPLATVQDLGRPGFAHLGVPGSGAADRPSMRLANRLVGNAEDAAAFEFTLGGGALRFPHRAWIAVAGAPLPVHVDGRPCGMNAPCHVPAGAVVELGLPARGLRSYLAVRGGLAVEATLGSRSTDLLSGLGPAPLAPGDRLPVGPSAELDHIHVDVAPSPALREVPVLRVLPGPRDDWFTAGALATLTTRPYEVTSESNRVGVRLDGPVLARAREGETSSEGMVTGALQVPPSGLPILFLTDHPTTGGYPVIAVVASADLPAAAQLRPGQRIRFRV; encoded by the coding sequence ATGGTGGTGGAGGTCGTCCGGCCCGGCCCGCTGGCGACGGTGCAGGACCTCGGGCGTCCCGGGTTCGCGCACCTGGGCGTGCCCGGGTCGGGCGCCGCCGACCGGCCCTCCATGCGCCTGGCCAACCGCCTGGTGGGCAACGCCGAGGACGCCGCCGCCTTCGAGTTCACGCTCGGCGGCGGGGCCCTGCGGTTCCCGCACCGCGCCTGGATCGCGGTCGCGGGGGCGCCGCTGCCCGTGCACGTCGACGGGCGCCCCTGCGGGATGAACGCCCCGTGCCACGTCCCGGCCGGTGCCGTCGTGGAACTCGGCCTGCCCGCCCGCGGGCTGCGGAGCTACCTCGCCGTACGGGGCGGCCTGGCGGTGGAGGCGACGCTGGGCAGCCGGTCCACCGATCTCCTGTCCGGGCTGGGGCCCGCGCCGCTCGCGCCCGGCGACCGGCTCCCGGTGGGCCCGTCCGCCGAGCTCGACCACATCCACGTGGACGTCGCCCCTTCCCCGGCGCTGCGCGAGGTGCCCGTCCTGCGCGTCCTCCCCGGCCCTCGGGACGACTGGTTCACCGCCGGGGCCCTGGCCACGCTCACCACGCGCCCGTACGAGGTGACCTCGGAGAGCAACCGGGTCGGGGTCCGCCTGGACGGGCCCGTGCTCGCCCGTGCCCGCGAGGGCGAGACGAGCAGCGAGGGCATGGTCACCGGGGCGCTCCAGGTGCCGCCCAGCGGCCTGCCGATCCTCTTCCTCACCGACCATCCGACGACCGGCGGCTACCCGGTGATCGCCGTGGTCGCCTCGGCCGACCTCCCCGCGGCGGCGCAGCTCCGGCCCGGCCAGCGGATCCGTTTCCGCGTCTAG
- a CDS encoding histidine phosphatase family protein, whose product MAEQTEYRQTPYLPPAGAAELLLVRHGASQAARADRPFPLVGGQGDPDLASEGREQAERVAERLGRERIDAIYATTLRRTALTAEPLARRLGLDIRVEEGLREVHLGEWEGGLLRRMVAENHPLAQRLWTEERWDVIPGAEEHEAFRERVRASIDRLARNHAGGRVAVFTHGGVIGQALALAAGSRPFAFVGADNCSISRVVVLDGRWSVRGFNDIAHLPHGAPAPLT is encoded by the coding sequence GTGGCAGAGCAGACCGAGTACCGGCAGACCCCGTACCTGCCCCCCGCGGGCGCGGCCGAGCTGCTGCTGGTCCGGCACGGGGCCTCCCAGGCCGCCCGCGCCGACAGGCCCTTCCCCCTGGTCGGCGGCCAGGGGGACCCCGACCTCGCGTCCGAGGGCCGCGAGCAGGCCGAGCGGGTGGCCGAACGGCTCGGCAGGGAGCGCATCGACGCGATCTACGCGACCACGCTGCGCCGTACGGCCCTGACCGCCGAGCCTCTCGCGCGGAGGCTCGGGCTCGACATCCGGGTGGAGGAGGGCCTGCGCGAGGTCCATCTGGGCGAGTGGGAGGGCGGCCTCCTCCGCCGGATGGTGGCCGAGAACCACCCGCTGGCCCAGCGGCTGTGGACCGAGGAACGCTGGGACGTCATCCCCGGCGCCGAGGAGCACGAGGCGTTCCGGGAACGTGTCCGCGCGAGCATCGACCGGCTGGCCCGGAACCACGCCGGCGGGCGGGTGGCGGTGTTCACGCACGGCGGGGTGATCGGCCAGGCGCTCGCCCTCGCCGCCGGGTCGCGGCCGTTCGCGTTCGTGGGCGCCGACAACTGCTCGATCTCCCGGGTGGTCGTCCTGGACGGCCGGTGGTCGGTCCGCGGCTTCAACGACATCGCCCACCTGCCGCACGGCGCCCCCGCCCCCCTGACCTGA
- a CDS encoding winged helix DNA-binding domain-containing protein: MKTVTWSQALAWRMRRQYLDPVGGVSAPDVVRRLAGVQAQVASAAELAVAVRRPPGAGAGEVGRGLWEDRSLVKTWAMRGTLHVLPAAEAPAYLALCATVRTWEKPSWQRAFGATPADLEAIASAAASALAGGAELTREELTAAIVAETGSGHLAEVLGSGWGTLLKPLAWWGMLCHGPSRGNLVTFAAPEHAVPGWSGPPSVEDAARTVITAFLGAHGPATAEAFDAWTMRGTSRKKDVRSWFAAAEDLLAEVEVEGVAMYVLREHLDELLDTAPTRAVRMLGGFDQYVLGAGTKAAYLIPPGHRAKVSRAAGWISPVVLYEGRVAGVWEAGDGGVTVTPFEDIPAAALDEEIARLRDLLAT, translated from the coding sequence ATGAAGACGGTGACCTGGTCGCAGGCGCTCGCGTGGCGGATGCGGCGCCAGTACCTCGACCCGGTGGGCGGGGTGTCGGCGCCGGACGTCGTACGGCGCCTCGCGGGCGTGCAGGCGCAGGTCGCGTCGGCGGCCGAGCTGGCGGTGGCGGTCCGCCGCCCGCCCGGGGCCGGCGCGGGCGAGGTGGGCCGCGGCCTGTGGGAGGACCGCTCGCTGGTCAAGACGTGGGCGATGCGCGGCACCCTGCACGTCCTGCCCGCCGCCGAGGCGCCCGCCTACCTGGCGCTGTGCGCCACCGTCCGCACCTGGGAGAAGCCCAGCTGGCAGCGCGCGTTCGGCGCCACGCCCGCCGACCTGGAGGCGATCGCCTCGGCCGCCGCGTCCGCGCTTGCCGGCGGGGCGGAGCTGACCAGGGAGGAGCTGACCGCCGCGATCGTCGCGGAGACCGGCTCCGGGCACCTGGCCGAGGTGCTCGGATCCGGCTGGGGGACGCTGCTCAAACCGCTGGCCTGGTGGGGCATGCTCTGCCACGGCCCCTCGCGGGGCAACCTGGTGACGTTCGCCGCTCCCGAGCACGCGGTGCCCGGCTGGAGCGGGCCGCCCTCGGTGGAGGACGCCGCCCGCACCGTCATCACCGCCTTCCTGGGCGCCCACGGCCCCGCCACCGCCGAGGCGTTCGACGCTTGGACGATGCGCGGCACCAGCCGGAAGAAGGACGTCCGGAGCTGGTTCGCCGCCGCGGAGGATCTCCTGGCGGAGGTCGAGGTCGAGGGCGTCGCGATGTACGTTCTGCGGGAGCATCTCGACGAGCTGCTGGACACCGCGCCCACCCGCGCGGTGCGGATGCTCGGCGGCTTCGACCAGTACGTACTGGGCGCCGGGACGAAGGCCGCCTACCTGATCCCGCCCGGTCACCGCGCCAAGGTGAGCCGCGCCGCGGGCTGGATCTCGCCCGTCGTCCTGTACGAGGGGCGCGTCGCCGGTGTCTGGGAGGCCGGAGACGGCGGCGTCACCGTGACCCCCTTCGAGGACATCCCGGCCGCCGCGCTCGACGAGGAGATCGCCCGCCTGCGCGACCTCCTGGCCACCTGA
- a CDS encoding RNA polymerase sigma factor codes for MSETSRNGPEEADDASVIERSRRDPEAFAEIFRRHAPDIKRYVVRRLGPDAAEDVVAETFLAAFRQRDRYDLRRAHARPWLYGIATNLVGRHVRDEVRQLRVLQRTGADPVTESFTERSDERVSAGALRRSLAASLAALPTGHRDALLLVAWGGLTYAETAQALDVRVGTVRSRVNRARKGLRKSLGEVAPAVSKSEESIRG; via the coding sequence ATGAGCGAGACGAGCCGGAACGGCCCGGAGGAGGCCGACGACGCCTCCGTCATAGAACGGTCCCGGCGCGACCCCGAGGCGTTCGCGGAGATCTTCCGCCGGCACGCGCCCGACATCAAGCGCTACGTCGTCCGGCGGCTGGGCCCTGACGCGGCCGAGGACGTGGTCGCCGAGACGTTCCTGGCGGCGTTCCGGCAACGGGACCGCTACGACCTGCGGCGTGCCCACGCGCGTCCCTGGCTGTACGGGATCGCGACCAACCTCGTCGGGCGCCACGTACGGGACGAGGTGCGGCAACTGCGGGTGCTGCAGCGCACCGGCGCCGACCCCGTCACCGAGTCCTTCACCGAACGCAGCGACGAGCGGGTCAGCGCGGGCGCGCTCCGGCGGAGCCTGGCGGCCTCGCTGGCCGCCCTGCCCACCGGCCACCGCGACGCGCTGCTGCTGGTGGCGTGGGGCGGCCTGACCTATGCCGAGACCGCGCAGGCGCTGGACGTACGGGTCGGCACGGTGCGCTCACGCGTCAACCGGGCGCGCAAGGGACTGCGCAAGAGCCTCGGCGAGGTCGCCCCCGCCGTTTCGAAGAGTGAGGAGTCGATTCGTGGATGA
- a CDS encoding CU044_5270 family protein — translation MKELAGLRSEVPRPEPSGLRAEEERLRAAFAASPAAAPAARPWRRWSAPRLLVAGGMVAAAGAGVLVTVNGSGEDGDGRDGRVVHVMPVAAERVLTKAADNAGRSRELRPRVGQYLVFESRSMNQVEYNSAAGHARYLSRTHRKVWYPVKGTSVDGVIIGRSLEPRPYPGWPIPPEAREQAKEPGQGKPERLADFDQRAPFLRTDYAYLSTLPTTPAGMYEHLYTQLGHGPAADAEAWNRVSGMLREAYLPAAQRAALFRAAAAIPGATTVGTARDAYGRTGVAAARTNPSLGFREEYIFDRETYQYLGMRTTVTDAAKAKAPVGSVVASSALLKVEVADTAPSPVARRGPG, via the coding sequence ATGAAGGAGCTGGCGGGCCTGCGTTCCGAGGTGCCCCGCCCGGAGCCCTCCGGGCTGCGGGCCGAGGAGGAACGGCTGCGGGCCGCCTTCGCCGCCTCTCCGGCCGCCGCTCCGGCCGCCCGGCCGTGGAGGCGGTGGTCCGCGCCGCGCCTGCTGGTCGCGGGTGGGATGGTCGCGGCGGCCGGCGCCGGGGTCCTGGTGACCGTGAACGGCTCCGGCGAGGACGGGGACGGCCGGGACGGCCGGGTCGTCCACGTCATGCCGGTCGCGGCCGAACGGGTGCTCACCAAGGCGGCCGACAACGCCGGGCGGAGCCGCGAGCTGCGTCCCCGCGTCGGCCAGTACCTCGTGTTCGAGTCGAGGAGCATGAACCAAGTCGAGTACAACAGCGCCGCCGGGCACGCGCGTTACCTCTCCCGCACGCACCGCAAGGTCTGGTATCCCGTGAAGGGCACCTCGGTCGACGGTGTCATCATCGGCAGGTCCCTGGAGCCCCGGCCCTACCCGGGGTGGCCGATCCCCCCGGAGGCGAGGGAGCAGGCCAAGGAGCCGGGGCAGGGCAAGCCCGAGAGGCTCGCCGACTTCGACCAGCGCGCCCCGTTCCTGCGCACCGACTACGCGTACCTGAGCACACTGCCGACGACCCCCGCCGGGATGTACGAGCACCTCTACACGCAACTCGGACACGGGCCCGCCGCCGACGCCGAAGCGTGGAACCGCGTCTCCGGCATGCTCCGTGAGGCTTACCTCCCGGCCGCGCAGCGGGCCGCACTGTTCCGGGCCGCCGCCGCCATTCCCGGTGCGACGACGGTCGGGACGGCGCGGGACGCCTACGGCCGCACCGGCGTCGCGGCGGCCAGGACCAACCCCAGCCTGGGGTTCCGGGAGGAGTACATCTTCGACCGCGAGACCTACCAGTACCTGGGGATGCGCACCACGGTCACCGACGCCGCCAAGGCCAAGGCCCCGGTCGGCAGCGTGGTCGCCTCGTCGGCCCTGCTGAAGGTCGAGGTCGCCGACACCGCCCCGTCCCCGGTCGCACGGCGCGGCCCCGGCTGA
- a CDS encoding AAA family ATPase: MAVFRRSRSRPAVGTAARDLFERLRWRYFQIQPGLRFLGGLLVIALVVSAAVLLAAPVAGPAVFTVILLVVGHLILRSPAGMAVVSVLACWLVVSVPLGRLYPGHPGHLYLNETLLLALLALPVAFVALRLRGYAPWRTALLALGAAGLVTAALVHPLPGLHVAPAWAAALAVLAYRWDQARRAVPAEAYDTGWVQEQSGTGADAMTVPGKRPPRGGSGSGSGGGSGASGGGSGGSGSGAGTGGGGSGKGPSPDRPRRPSGADAAAAAGVPAATQAAYQRRVAAETGDAEAAPAPGNGRGGGAGDGEPPEISVAEALAELEGMIGLEPVKRQVRSIAASIEAAHLRAAAGVPTEKPMRHFVFVGPSGTGKTTVARVLAKIFYAFGLLPTPEVVEAHRADLVGEFLGATALKTNRLIDSALGGVLFVDEAYALVNAAEGQPDRFGDEAVQTLLKRAEDDRDNLVVILAGYEAQMAEFLASNPGLASRFGTRVHFPSYRPGELLSIAEYHTVLRDDRLDEEARRRLAARFEEVERRGIVDELGNGRFVRTLTEAAGRARDVRVVGAAAAGGGRRPTADDLVTLRAEDVEAAYAEVTERYRGYAETPTLEEALGSLDAMIGLAPVKRQVREIAAQLQVARMRQEQGLVTRPPTRHFVFTGPPGTGKTTVARVLGQVFAALGLLARPSVVECQRADLVGEHLGATALKTNKVIDSALGGVLFVDEAYALANPGYGGGDAFGAEAVQTLLKRAEDDRDRLVVVLAGYVGDMDRFLASNPGLSSRFDVRVEFPSYGPDELLRIAQLIAEESGDRWDEGALDDLALVFQRACGRGLIDELGNGRFARSVYEKACASRALRAARLGSAATTADLTVLTADDVHAAHAELTHRLG; encoded by the coding sequence ATGGCTGTGTTCAGGAGATCCCGTTCCCGCCCGGCGGTGGGCACCGCGGCGCGGGATCTTTTCGAGCGCCTGAGGTGGCGCTACTTCCAGATCCAGCCCGGGCTGCGCTTCCTCGGCGGGCTGCTGGTGATCGCGCTGGTGGTCTCGGCCGCGGTGCTGCTCGCGGCCCCGGTGGCCGGGCCGGCCGTGTTCACGGTGATCCTGCTGGTCGTCGGTCATCTGATCCTGCGGTCGCCGGCGGGCATGGCCGTGGTGTCGGTGCTCGCCTGCTGGCTGGTGGTGTCGGTCCCGCTGGGGCGCCTGTACCCGGGCCATCCAGGGCACCTCTACCTGAACGAGACGCTGCTGCTCGCCCTGCTGGCCCTGCCGGTCGCGTTCGTCGCCCTGCGGCTGCGCGGGTACGCGCCGTGGCGCACGGCCCTGCTGGCATTGGGCGCGGCGGGCCTGGTCACCGCGGCCCTGGTCCATCCCCTGCCCGGCCTGCACGTGGCGCCCGCCTGGGCGGCGGCGCTGGCGGTCCTGGCCTACCGCTGGGACCAGGCCCGGCGTGCCGTGCCCGCGGAGGCGTACGACACCGGCTGGGTCCAGGAACAGTCCGGGACGGGCGCCGACGCCATGACCGTCCCCGGTAAACGCCCCCCGCGCGGTGGGTCCGGCAGCGGATCCGGCGGTGGGTCCGGCGCGTCCGGTGGCGGGTCCGGCGGGTCCGGGTCAGGGGCGGGAACGGGAGGAGGCGGGTCCGGCAAGGGGCCGTCTCCCGACCGCCCGCGCCGTCCCTCCGGTGCGGACGCCGCGGCGGCGGCCGGGGTCCCGGCGGCCACGCAGGCCGCCTACCAGCGGCGCGTCGCGGCCGAGACCGGCGACGCCGAGGCCGCGCCCGCGCCCGGGAACGGCCGGGGCGGCGGCGCCGGGGACGGGGAGCCCCCCGAGATCTCCGTCGCCGAGGCCCTGGCCGAACTGGAGGGCATGATCGGCCTGGAGCCCGTGAAGCGGCAGGTCAGGTCCATCGCCGCCTCGATCGAGGCGGCGCACCTGCGGGCCGCGGCCGGGGTGCCGACCGAGAAGCCGATGCGGCACTTCGTGTTCGTGGGGCCCTCGGGCACCGGCAAGACCACGGTGGCCCGGGTCCTGGCCAAGATCTTCTACGCGTTCGGGCTGCTGCCCACCCCGGAGGTGGTGGAGGCGCACCGGGCCGACCTGGTCGGCGAGTTCCTCGGCGCCACCGCGCTCAAGACCAACCGGCTGATCGATTCGGCGCTGGGCGGGGTGCTGTTCGTCGACGAGGCGTACGCGCTGGTCAACGCGGCCGAGGGCCAGCCGGACCGGTTCGGCGACGAGGCCGTGCAGACGCTGCTCAAGCGGGCCGAGGACGACCGCGACAACCTGGTGGTCATCCTGGCCGGGTACGAGGCGCAGATGGCCGAGTTCCTGGCCTCCAACCCCGGCCTGGCCTCCCGTTTCGGCACCCGGGTCCACTTCCCCTCGTACCGGCCCGGGGAGCTGCTGAGCATCGCCGAGTACCACACGGTCCTGCGCGACGACCGGCTCGACGAGGAGGCCCGGCGCCGGCTCGCCGCCCGCTTCGAGGAGGTCGAGCGGCGCGGCATCGTCGACGAGCTGGGCAACGGCCGGTTCGTGCGCACGCTGACCGAGGCGGCGGGCCGCGCCCGGGACGTGCGGGTGGTCGGCGCGGCGGCGGCGGGCGGCGGGCGGCGGCCCACCGCCGACGATCTGGTCACGCTGCGGGCCGAGGACGTGGAGGCCGCCTACGCCGAGGTCACCGAGCGGTACCGCGGCTACGCCGAGACGCCGACGCTGGAGGAGGCGCTGGGCTCGCTGGACGCGATGATCGGGCTGGCGCCGGTGAAGCGGCAGGTCCGCGAGATCGCCGCCCAGCTCCAGGTGGCCCGGATGCGCCAGGAGCAGGGCCTGGTCACCCGTCCCCCGACCCGGCACTTCGTGTTCACCGGGCCGCCCGGCACCGGCAAGACCACGGTGGCGCGGGTGCTGGGCCAGGTCTTCGCCGCGCTCGGGCTGCTGGCCCGGCCCTCGGTGGTCGAGTGCCAGCGCGCCGACCTCGTCGGCGAGCACCTGGGCGCCACCGCGCTCAAGACCAACAAGGTGATCGATTCGGCGCTGGGCGGGGTGCTGTTCGTGGACGAGGCGTACGCGCTGGCCAACCCGGGGTACGGCGGCGGCGACGCGTTCGGTGCCGAGGCGGTGCAGACGCTGCTCAAGCGGGCCGAGGACGACCGGGACAGGCTGGTGGTCGTGCTCGCCGGATACGTGGGCGACATGGACCGGTTCCTGGCGTCGAACCCGGGTCTGTCCTCCCGCTTCGACGTCCGGGTGGAGTTCCCCTCCTACGGCCCCGACGAACTGCTGCGGATCGCCCAGCTGATCGCCGAGGAGAGCGGCGACCGCTGGGACGAGGGCGCCCTGGACGACCTGGCGCTGGTCTTCCAGCGGGCGTGCGGCCGGGGCCTGATCGACGAGCTGGGCAACGGCCGGTTCGCCCGGTCGGTGTACGAGAAGGCGTGCGCCTCCCGCGCCCTGCGGGCCGCGCGGCTCGGCTCGGCGGCGACCACGGCCGACCTGACCGTGCTCACCGCCGACGACGTCCACGCGGCCCATGCGGAGCTGACCCACCGCCTCGGCTGA
- a CDS encoding ribonuclease HII, with protein sequence MEEELRAFLAARLDRPPRIAGVDEVGRGAWAGPVVVCAAVTDLSPPPELPGRGGRTVALTDSKLLTQAHRDGFAAALPGWLAGHAIGAASPGEIDEAGMTEALRRAAVRALEALPEPPDVVILDGGHDFLRGPWRVRCEVKADQRSVTVAAASVLAKVYRDRLMAGLDAEFPGYGFADSAGYPSPAHQRFLEEHGPTPHHRLSWSYLDDLPRWRHLKRHRDPLAGEGQLSLL encoded by the coding sequence ATCGAGGAGGAGCTGCGCGCGTTCCTGGCCGCCCGCCTCGACCGGCCCCCGCGCATCGCGGGGGTGGACGAGGTCGGGCGCGGGGCGTGGGCGGGACCGGTCGTGGTGTGCGCCGCCGTCACCGACCTGAGCCCGCCGCCCGAACTGCCCGGACGCGGCGGGCGCACCGTCGCCCTCACCGACTCCAAGCTGCTCACCCAGGCCCACCGGGACGGGTTCGCCGCGGCGCTCCCCGGCTGGCTGGCCGGGCACGCCATCGGCGCCGCGTCGCCCGGTGAGATCGACGAGGCGGGCATGACCGAGGCGCTGCGCCGCGCCGCCGTGCGGGCGCTGGAGGCGCTGCCGGAGCCGCCGGACGTGGTGATCCTGGACGGCGGGCACGACTTCCTGCGCGGCCCGTGGCGGGTCCGCTGCGAGGTGAAGGCCGACCAGCGCTCGGTGACGGTCGCCGCCGCGTCCGTCCTGGCCAAGGTGTACCGGGACCGCCTGATGGCCGGGCTGGACGCCGAGTTCCCCGGGTACGGCTTCGCCGACAGCGCCGGGTACCCGTCCCCCGCGCACCAGCGGTTCCTGGAGGAGCACGGTCCGACGCCGCACCACCGGCTCTCCTGGTCCTACCTCGACGATCTCCCCCGCTGGCGCCACCTGAAGAGGCACCGCGACCCCCTGGCGGGCGAAGGGCAGCTCAGCCTCCTCTGA